A part of Anabas testudineus chromosome 9, fAnaTes1.2, whole genome shotgun sequence genomic DNA contains:
- the vamp5 gene encoding vesicle-associated membrane protein 5 isoform X2, producing MENGKSRLQQTQDDVEEVRVIMLDNLNKADERAGKLRDLEDRADELKEKGKAFEKKTFKVKQKKKWENKKMKVIIIVSVVAVAILIIGIIIFFSVSGQ from the exons ATG GAGAATGGGAAGAGCCGCCTGCAGCAGACCCAAGATGATGTGGAGGAGGTAAGGGTGATCATGCTAGACAACCTGAACAAGGCTGACGAGAGAGCCGGCAAGCTGCGTGATCTGGAGGACAGGGCTGATGAGCTGAAGGAAAAG GGCAAAGCCTTTGAAAAAAAGACCTTTAAGgtgaagcaaaagaaaaaatgggagaacaagaaaatgaaagtgataaTTATTGTCAGCGTGGTGGCAGTGGCAATCCTCATTATTGGAATTATAATCTTTTTCAGCGTATCAGGACAGTAG
- the vamp5 gene encoding vesicle-associated membrane protein 5 isoform X1, which yields MIGQENGKSRLQQTQDDVEEVRVIMLDNLNKADERAGKLRDLEDRADELKEKGKAFEKKTFKVKQKKKWENKKMKVIIIVSVVAVAILIIGIIIFFSVSGQ from the exons ATG ATTGGACAGGAGAATGGGAAGAGCCGCCTGCAGCAGACCCAAGATGATGTGGAGGAGGTAAGGGTGATCATGCTAGACAACCTGAACAAGGCTGACGAGAGAGCCGGCAAGCTGCGTGATCTGGAGGACAGGGCTGATGAGCTGAAGGAAAAG GGCAAAGCCTTTGAAAAAAAGACCTTTAAGgtgaagcaaaagaaaaaatgggagaacaagaaaatgaaagtgataaTTATTGTCAGCGTGGTGGCAGTGGCAATCCTCATTATTGGAATTATAATCTTTTTCAGCGTATCAGGACAGTAG
- the gcn1 gene encoding LOW QUALITY PROTEIN: eIF-2-alpha kinase activator GCN1 (The sequence of the model RefSeq protein was modified relative to this genomic sequence to represent the inferred CDS: substituted 1 base at 1 genomic stop codon) codes for MAADTQVSDTLKKFAVKVTTASVKERKEIFGELKQCIKGKELPEPAIKGLCKLFCLTPHRYRDAASRREVLSVICQLADSQPDILVSSLLHCLLNSGVVSKNGQPSKSTGSAAFIGLSWTCLLVPHVFSVQEKREGPIWKKMVEVQSLLVAEVMGGARTTAQKSSLKNVSHLWQENPGLVDQYISTLLSLDQSPTTLALLGMCLDFCAAQKDKATIEKHKSAVLDLYIKSVLMSKTKPQQYILDKSGSLLRHVSHSDFKELLLPTVQKTMLRSPENAMQTISCLLSSVTLDLSQYAMDIGKAIASQLKANNAQLMEEAVQAMQNLAQQCSDPTAVQDIVTHLFKILGGSEGKLTVVAQKMSVLSGIASCSHHAVSGTSSQTLSSAVTVMFVPYLQQEVHEGTLVHAVSVLAQWSSRLSVEVPTVLLDWLKKAFTLKTSTSLVRHAYLQAMLGAFKGDTLSQASDLMPLLLQTVEKAAAQNSQHALLAEGVAASVLLSRLSLLDTQPEAKFSSFWNIALDEKKPLFTTEKFLSQATEETLLTVLLLCERLFLDHAHRLNNSKSQMYHHAIVAVLLSRSWRVRKRAQQTIKKLLSSLGGSSLAHGLLGEIRVVINKHKVLPQEVLVLESGELTELGRSYVAPRVLLDALSVVCSSASQWGDPAEAENLAMEILIVSHHPSIVEARRGLWSILLSSMNIKAEEFIEKNLEDILPHLLEVNADNQSVKNAVGALSALSPNKLLPRVICHVTKGLSQPALLQVTREEYAIMLTPEGQLYDNSIIQSAQKENTKKVNMKRENKAYSYKEQIIELELQEELKKKKGIKEEVQLTSKQKEMMQVQLDKEAAIRKRLQGLDEELQSVVGLLEAALIERPAQITRELPAVLQVLMPLLNSPLAAPRIYKVFLDIGVCLMPRGLHYLAVLVGHVTLRLLKPVCDLDESWEQEDLDTAAHRTILLLHNYTIPQKDGKTGEVAPLSAPAFSFCFPLLNATLRESSGSTEETENMMTRALQVINEHSQLRASTADDDIVIDENGPELLPRVNMLQLLTRIISTATPRLQVLASQCLTALCASAGGGEGCTVAEQPEIDVLLNALLSPCFSVRDAALRGLLEMEFALPTDSTEASGLSLLRRLWVARFDVEEEGRALAEKLWESLGLELVPELCSLLIGDITHHEEAVRSAAADALSSAVSQYRDQSAAVLGQLTELYHQKLYRPPPVLDALGRVISEAPPDQWEARCGIALALNKLSQYLDESQVTPLFLFFVPDALNDRHTEVRRCMLDAALSALNTHGKDNVSSLLPVFEEFLKDAPQDASYDSVRQSVVILMGSLAKHLDKNDPKVKPIVAKLITALSTPSQQVQESVASCLPPLVPAIKEDAAGIVRNLLQLLLESDKYAERKGAAYGLAGLVKGLGILALKQQDIMTTLTDAIQDKKNFRRREGALFAFEMLCNMLGKLFEPYVVHVLPHLLLCFGDGNQYVREAADDCAKAVMRNLSAHGVKLVLPSLLVALEEESWRTKAGSVELLGAMAFCAPKQLSSCLPSIVPKLTEVLTDSHVKVQKAGQQALRQIGSVIRNPEILAITPILLDALTDPSRKTQTCLQTLLDTKFVHFIDAPSLALIMPIVQRAFQDRSTDTRKMAAQIIGNMYSLTDQKDLSPYLPSVIPGLKASLLDPVPEVRTVSAKALGAMVKGMGESCFDDLLPWLMETLASEQSSVDRSGAAQGLAEVMAGLGVEKLDKLMPDVVQTASKVDIASHVRDGYIMMFIYLPLTFGDKFTPYVGPIIPCILKALADENEYVRDTALRAGQRIISMYAETAIALLLPELEQGLFDDLWRIRFSSVQLLGDLLFHISGVTGKMTTETASEDDNFGTAASNKAIISALGAERRNRVLSGLYMGRSDTQLVVRQASLHVWKIVVSNTPRTLREILPTLFSLLLGFLASTWPDKRTIAARTLGDLVRKLGEKILPEIIPILEEGLRSDKSDERQGVCIGLSEIMKSTSKDAVLVFSESLVPTVRKALCDPLEEVREAAAKTFEQLHATIGHQALDDILPTLLKQLDDEETAEFALDGLKQVMAVKSRSVLPYLVPKVLXLAPPVNIRVLAFLSAVAGDALTRHLGVILPALLSSLKEKLGTEDEAPELCSCQTVILSVEDEVGQRIIIEDLLEATRGTDPGLRQAAVTILNAYFARTRLDYSSHTRTLLSGLIRLLNDSNPEVLSQSWDTINSITKKLDASSQLALIDDLHRDIKSAAADVKGQHLPGFCLPKKGVTCILPVLREGVLTGSPEQKEEAAKALGGVIKLTSPEALRPSVINITGPLIRILGDRFAWTVKTALLETLTLLLAKVGIALKPFLPQLQTTFLKALQDSSRAVRLRAAEALGQLVSIHTKVDPLFTEQLSAIRNAEDSGVRETMLQALRFVIQGAGSKVDLTIRKNISTTLLSMLGHDEDATRMASAGCVGELCAFLSEEELRSVLLQHILADVSGVDWMVRHGRSLALAIAVKSAPEKLCGKEYCDTVTETILANATADRIPIATSGIRAMGYLMRHHLRTQGGGSISQRIITQFVKCLQNQSSDIRLVSERVLWWVFKDPATPSMEENLIKPVLKSLLDNTKDKNTTVRAQSEHTIVNLLRLRQGEETLQAMTAILDSASNDLLSECHRRSLKKIASLPDSNEEIDDTILT; via the exons ATGGCGGCGGACACGCAG GTTTCAGACACACTGAAGAAATTTGCTGTAAAAGTGACTACAGCCAGTGTAAAAGAGCGCAAGGAGATATTTGGAGAGCTGAAACAGTGTATAAAGGGCAAAG AGTTACCAGAGCCTGCCATTAAGGGACTGTGCAAACTCTTCTGTTTGACACCACACAGATATCG GGATGCTGCCTCACGCAGAGAGGTACTCTCTGTTATTTGCCAACTGGCTGACAGTCAGCCTGACATCCTGGTGAGCAGCCTTCTCCACTGCCTGCTCAACAGTGGAGTTGTCAGCAAAAATGGACAGCCCAG CAAAAGCACAGGCTCTGCCGCCTTTATTGGCTTGTCTTGGACCTGCCTTTTAGTCCctcatgtgttttctgtccaagagaaaagagaaggacCCATATGGAAGAAAATG GTAGAGGTTCAGAGCCTTCTTGTGGCTGAGGTGATGGGTGGGGCCAGGACTACAGCTCAGAAATCAAGTCTGAAGAATGTCAGTCACCTCTGGCAGGAA AACCCTGGACTGGTTGATCAGTACATCAGCACCTTGTTGAGTCTGGACCAGAGCCCTACTACCCTGGCTTTGCTAGGGATGTGTTTAGACTTCTGTGCTGCCCAGAAAGACAAAGctacaatagaaaaacacaag AGTGCTGTGTTGGACCTGTACATCAAGTCTGTTCTGATGAGCAAGACTAAACCACAACAGTACATTTTGGACAAAAGCGGTTCCTTACTGCGTCATGTGTCCCATTCTGACTTCAAGGAGCTGCTGCTCCCTactgtgcagaaaacaatgCTCCGCAGTCCAGAGAACGCTATGCAGA CCATTTCGTGCCTGCTGTCCAGTGTAACTCTCGACCTCAGTCAGTATGCCATGGATATTGGAAAGGCCATAGCAA GTCAGCTGAAAGCTAATAATGCTCAGCTGATGGAGGAGGCAGTCCAGGCCATGCAGAATCTGGCCCAGCAGTGCAGTGACCCCACTGCTGTGCAGGACATCGTCACACACCTCTTCAAGATCCTCGGAG GATCTGAGGGAAAGCTCACAGTTGTTGCCCAAAAGATGAGTGTGTTGTCAG GGATTGCCAGTTGCAGCCATCATGCAGTGTCAGGAACCTCAAGCCAGACTCTCAGCTCTGCAGTAACTGTGATGTTTGTCCCTTATTTGCAACAAGAAG ttcATGAGGGCACCTTGGTGCATGCGGTGTCTGTGCTCGCCCAGTGGAGCAGTCGCCTCTCAGTAGAGGTTCCAACCGTTCTGCTGGATTGGTTGAAAAAAGCTTTTACCCTGAAGACCTCCACCTCTCTGGTTCGACATGCCTACCTTCAGGCCATGCTGGGGGCTTTTAAAG GTGACACTCTGTCCCAGGCCTCAGACCTCATGCCCTTGTTGCTCCAAACAGTGGAGAAGGCTGCGGCACAAAACTCCCAGCATGCTCTGCTTGCAGAAGGTGTGGCAGCTTCTGTCCTTTTGAGTCGACTATCTCTGCTGGACACACAGCCAG AAGCAAAGTTCTCCAGCTTTTGGAACATTGCATTAGACGAAAAGAAGCCACTGTTCACCACAGAGAAGTTCCTCTCTCAGGCCACTGAGGAAA CTCTGCTCACAGTGCTCCTGCTCTGTGAAAGGCTCTTTTTGGACCATGCCCACAGACTTAACAACAGCAAATCACA GATGTACCATCACGCCATAGTTGCAGTTCTGCTGTCTCGGAGCTGGCGTGTGAGGAAGAGGGCACAACAGACCATCAAGaagctgctctcctctctgggaGGATCCAGCCTTGCCCATGGCCTTCTTGGAGAAATCCGTGTGgtcatcaacaaacacaaa GTTTTACCCCAGGAAGTCCTCGTGTTAGAGTCGGGAGAGCTAACAGAGCTGGGTCGCAGCTACGTTGCCCCTCGCGTCCTTCTGGACGCACTGAGTGTTGTTTGCTCCTCTGCGAGTCAATGGGGCGACCCTGCTGAGGCAGAGAATTTGGCCATGGAAATCCTGATAGTGTCTCATCATCCATCTATAG TTGAAGCTCGCCGTGGCCTCTGGTCTATTCTGCTCTCCTCCATGAACATAAAAGCAGAAGAATTTATAGAAAAGAATCTAGAGGATATTTTGCCACATCTGCTGGAGGTCAACGCCGACAACCAG TCAGTGAAAAATGCTGTCGGtgccctctctgctctctcccccAACAAACTGTTACCGCGGGTAATCTGTCATGTGACCAAGGGTCTTTCCCAGCCTGCTTTACTTCAGGTAACCAGGGAAGAGTATGCCATCATGCTGACACCTGAGGGTCAACTGTATGACAACAGCATCATCCAAAG TGCTCAGAAGGAAAACACTAAGAAAGTCAAcatgaagagagaaaacaaggcCTACTCCTACAAGGAGCAGATTATTGAACTGGAGTTACAGGAG GAGctcaagaagaaaaaaggcaTCAAAGAGGAGGTGCAGCTTACCAGCAAACAGAAGGAAATGATGCAAGTCCAGCTTGATAAGGAGGCTGCTATTCGCAAGAGACTTCAGGGG CTGGATGAGGAGTTGCAGAGTGTGGTGGGTCTGTTGGAAGCTGCTCTGATAGAGAGACCAGCTCAGATCACCAGGGAGCTCCCTGCCGTCCTTCAGGTTCTAATGCCCCTGCTAAACTCTCCTCTGGCTGCTCCACGCATTTACAAGGTCTTCTTGGACATCGGAGTGTGCCTTATGCCCAGGGGCCTTCATTATTTAG cTGTACTTGTGGGCCATGTAACTTTACGGTTATTGAAGCCGGTGTGTGATCTGGACGAATCCTGGGAACAGGAGGACCTGGACACAGCAGCCCACCGCACTATACTGCTGCTTCACAACTACACTATCCCACAAAAAGACGGCAAGACCGGTG AAGTGGCTCCACTGTCTGCTCCTGCTTTCTCCTTCTGCTTCCCTCTCCTCAATGCCACACTCAGGGAATCTTCAGGCagcacagaggagacagagaacaTGATGACCAGAGCTTTGCAAGTCATCAATGAACACTCCCAGCTTAGAGCGAGCACGGCGGATGATGATATTGTTATAGATGAG AACGGACCTGAGCTCCTTCCACGTGTCAACATGCTGCAGCTACTGACGAGGATTATTTCCACCGCCACCCCGAGACTCCAG GTGTTAGCTTCTCAGTGCCTGACCGCCCTGTGTGCcagtgctggaggaggagagggctgCACTGTAGCAGAGCAGCCAGAGATAGATGTCCTGCTTAACGCCCTGCTGTCACCCTGCTTCTCGGTCAGGGATGCTGCTCTCAGG GGACTTTTGGAGATGGAGTTTGCTCTGCCTACAGACAGCACTGAGGCCAGCGGGCTGAGTTTGTTGCGTAGGCTTTGGGTTGCCAGGTTTGATGTTGAGGAGGAGGGACGAGCCTTGGCTGAGaa ACTTTGGGAGTCCCTTGGTCTGGAGTTGGTCCCTGAGCTTTGCTCCCTTCTGATTGGAGACATCACCCACCACGAGGAGGCCGTCCGCTCTGCTGCAGCCGACGCTTTGTCAAGCGCTGTCTCGCAGTACAGGGACCAGTCTGCTGCAGTGCTTGGCCAGTTGACTGAACTCTACCACCAGAAACTATAT aggcCACCTCCTGTGCTGGATGCCCTGGGGAGAGTCATCTCTGAAGCTCCGCCTGACCAATGGGAGGCCAG ATGTGGAATTGCTCTGGCCCTGAACAAGCTGTCCCAGTATCTGGATGAATCTCAGGTCACCCCTCTGTTCCTGTTCTTTGTCCCCGATGCCCTGAACGACCGTCACACAGAGGTGCGGCGCTGCATGCTGGACGCTGCCCTCTCAGCTCTCAACACTCATGGAAAG GACAATGTGAGCTCCCTGCTGCCAGTGTTTGAGGAGTTTCTGAAGGATGCGCCCCAAGATGCCAGCTATGACTCTGTCCGTCAGAGTGTGGTTATTCTAATGGGCTCATTGGCTAAACATCTGGACAAGAATGACCCCAAGGTCAAACCTATTGTGGCAAAGCTCATCACTGCACTCTCCACACCCTCACAGCAG GTCCAGGAGTCTGTGGCCAGCTGCTTACCTCCTTTAGTCCCTGCCATCAAGGAGGATGCTGCAGGGATCGTAAgaaacctgctgcagctgctgctggagagcGACAAGTATGCTGAGAGGAAGGGAGCAGCGTATGGACTGGCTGGCCTGGTTAAAGGTCTGGGGATTCTGGCACTCAAACAGCAGGACATCATGACCACACTGACTGATGCCATTCAGGATAAGAAAAACTTCAGGAGGCGGGAAG GAGCACTGTTTGCCTTTGAGATGCTCTGTAACATGTTGGGGAAGCTGTTTGAGCCATACGTGGTGCATGTCCTACCACACCTCCTGCTCTGCTTCGGAGACGGAAACCAGTATGTCAGAGAG GCTGCAGATGACTGTGCCAAGGCCGTAATGAGAAATCTGAGTGCCCACGGGGTAAAACTGGTCCTCCCCTCTTTGCTTGTGGCGCTGGAGGAGGAGTCCTGGAGAACTAAAGCAG gctCGGTGGAGTTGTTGGGTGCCATGGCTTTCTGTGCACCCAAACAGTTATCCTCCTGTCTGCCCAGCATTGTGCCCAAACTAACCGAGGTCCTAACTGACTCCCATGTGAAGGTACAAAAGGCTGGCCAGCAGGCCCTCCGACAGATTGGCTCAGTCATCCGCAACCCCGAAATCCTGg CCATTACTCCCATCCTGCTGGACGCGCTCACTGATCCGTCAAGGAAGACCCAGACGTGCCTGCAGACGTTGCTTGACACCAAGTTTGTACATTTCATCGACGCCCCCTCCTTGGCTCTCATCATGCCAATAGTCCAGAGAGCCTTCCAGGATCGGTCGACTGACACTCGCAAGATGGCCGCTCAGATCATTGGCAACATGTACTCCCTCACTGACCAGAAG GATCTGTCGCCCTACCTGCCAAGTGTTATTCCTGGACTGAAGGCATCTCTGTTGGACCCAGTGCCTGAG GTGCGTACAGTCTCAGCCAAGGCCCTAGGTGCCATGGTGAAGGGGATGGGTGAGTCCTGCTTTGACGACCTTTTACCTTGGTTGATGGAGACCCTGGCCTCTGAACAGAGCTCTGTAGATCGCTCTGGAGCTGCACAag GTCTGGCCGAGGTGATGGCAGGACTGGGAGTggagaaactggacaaactgaTGCCAGATGTGGTGCAAACAGCCAGCAAGGTGGACATTGCTTCCCACGTCAGAGACGGCTATATCATGATGTTCATCTACCTTCCGCTCACCTTTGGAGACAAGTTCACTCCCTACGTGGGGCCGATTATCCCTTGCATTCTCAAG GCTCTGGCTGATGAGAATGAATATGTCAGAGACACAGCACTGCGAGCAGGACAGCGAATCATCAGCATGTATGCTGAGACCGCCATCGCACTGCTGCTTCCTGAACTGGAACAAGGCCTGTTTGATGACCTGTGGAGAATTAG GTTCAGCTCTGTGCAACTGCTTGGAGATCTGCTGTTCCATATCTCTGGAGTAACAGGAAAGATGACCACAGAGACTGCTTCTGAGGATGATAACTTTGGAACAGCTGCATCTAATAAA GCTATCATTTCTGCTCTGGGTGCTGAGAGGCGTAACCGCGTCCTCTCTGGCCTCTACATGGGCCGTTCAGACACCCAGCTAGTTGTTCGGCAGGCTTCCCTCCATGTGTGGAAAATTGTGGTGTCCAACACCCCCAGAACTCTTCGAGAGATACTCCCaactcttttctctctcctgctggGCTTCCTGGCTTCCACCTGGCCTGACAAGAGAACG ATTGCTGCTCGGACACTGGGTGACCTGGTGAGGAAGCTGGGAGAGAAGATTCTGCCCGAAATCATTCCCATTTTGGAAGAGGGGCTGCGCTCTGACAAGAGTGATGAGAGACAAGGTGTCTGCATCGGCCTGAGTGAGATCATGAAGTCCACCAGCAAAGACGCG GTGCTTGTCTTCTCTGAGTCGCTGGTCCCTACAGTGCGGAAGGCTCTGTGTGACCCTCTGGAGGAGGTTCGAGAGGCTGCAGCCAAAACCTTTGAGCAGCTCCATGCAACTATTGGCCACCAGGCACTGGATGACATCCTGCCCACCCTGCTCAAACAGCTG gATGATGAGGAGACAGCTGAGTTTGCTTTGGATGGTCTGAAGCAAGTCATGGCAGTCAAGAGTCGCTCTGTGCTGCCTTACTTGGTTCCAAAGGTACT CTGACTTGCTCCTCCTGTGAACATCCGGGTACTGGCcttcctgtctgctgtggcGGGAGACGCTCTGACACGCCACTTAGGGGTCATCCTGCCTGCCCTGCTCTCCTCCCTAAAAGAAAAGCTGGGAACAGAAGATGAAGCACCG GAGTTGTGCAGCTGCCAAACAGTGATCCTTTCAGTGGAAGATGAAGTAGGGCAACGTATCATCATAGAGGACCTGCTAGAGGCCACACGGGGCACTGACCCAGGTCTCAGGCAGGCCGCTGTCACCATCCTCAATGCCTACTTTGCTCGTACACGTCTGGACTACAGTTCCCATACACGTACCCTGCTGTCAGGCCTTATCCGCCTTCTCAATGACTCCAACCCAGAAGTCTTGTCTCAGAGCTGGGACACCATCAACTCCATTACTAAG AAACTGGATGCAAGCAGCCAGCTGGCTCTAATCGATGACCTGCATCGAGACATTAAATCAGCAGCTGCAGACGTGAAGGGTCAGCACCTGCCTGGTTTTTGTCTGCCCAAGAAG GGAGTGACCTGCATCCTGCCTGTCCTGAGGGAGGGTGTCCTCACTGGTAGCCCTGAACAGAAAGAAGAGGCAGCTAAAGCTTTAGGAGGGGTCATCAAGCTGACTTCACCTGAGGCACTACGGCCCTCTGTCATCAACATCACTGGACCTCTTATTCGTATCTTGGGAGACCGTTTTGCCTGGACTGTGAAGACTGCTCTGCTGGAGACACTCACCCTGCTGCTGGCAAAG GTGGGCATCGCCTTGAAGCCCTTCCTGCCTCAGCTGCAGACCACCTTCCTGAAAGCTCTGCAGGACTCGAGCCGTGCAGTGAGGCTGAGGGCTGCTGAAGCTCTGGGCCAACTGGTTTCAATCCACACCAAAGTGGACCCGCTCTTCACTGAGCAGCTCTCTGCCATCCGCAACGCTGAGGACTCTGGAGTGCG TGAGACTATGCTCCAAGCCTTAAGGTTTGTTATCCAAGGGGCTGGGTCTAAGGTGGACCTAACCATCCGCAAGAACATCAGCACCACATTACTAAGCATGCTGGGACATGATGAG gATGCAACTCGAATGGCTTCAGCAGGCTGTGTTGGTGAGCTGTGTGCCTTCCTgtcagaggaggagctgaggagtGTGTTACTTCAACACATTTTAG CGGACGTGTCTGGTGTGGACTGGATGGTGCGTCATGGTCGTAGCTTGGCCCTCGCCATAGCTGTCAAGTCTGCTCCTGAGAAACTGTGTGGGAAggaatactgtgatactgtgacAGAAACCATTTTGGCCAATGCCACTGCTGACAGG ATTCCCATCGCCACCAGCGGAATCAGAGCAATGGGCTACCTGATGAGACATCATCTGAGAACACAGGGAGGCGGTAGCATTTCCCAGCGCATCATCACACAGTTTGTCAAG TGTCTTCAGAACCAGTCCAGTGACATCAGACTGGTGTCAGAGCGGGTGCTCTGGTGGGTGTTCAAAGACCCAGCTACACCCTCAATGGAGGAGAATCTCATCAAGCCCGTGTTAAAGAGTCTGCTGGACAACACAAAGGATAAGAACACCACCGTCAGAGCCCAGAGCGAGCACACCATTGTCAACCTGCTACGACTCCGTCAGGGAGAGGAAACCCTGCAG GCTATGACTGCCATTCTGGACTCTGCAAGTAACGACCTCCTGTCAGAGTGTCACCGCCGATCTTTGAAGAAAATCGCCAGCCTGCCAGACTCCAATGAAGAGATAGATGACACCATCCTAACATGA